A stretch of Desulfotalea psychrophila LSv54 DNA encodes these proteins:
- the fliE gene encoding flagellar hook-basal body complex protein FliE has protein sequence MIPEIRAQQVALAATDSMPQNISKAGRTFAEVIAETVNQANKAQDVGDKSIQALESGKAQNLHEVMISMEEADISLRMLVQVRNKALSAYDEIMRMQV, from the coding sequence ATGATACCAGAAATACGGGCCCAACAGGTCGCCTTAGCTGCCACAGACTCCATGCCCCAAAACATTAGCAAGGCAGGAAGAACCTTTGCTGAGGTCATTGCAGAGACTGTAAACCAGGCAAACAAGGCCCAGGATGTAGGCGATAAATCCATTCAGGCCTTAGAATCAGGCAAAGCCCAAAACCTCCACGAGGTAATGATCTCCATGGAAGAGGCAGATATTTCTCTACGCATGTTGGTACAGGTGCGAAACAAGGCCCTTTCAGCCTATGACGAAATCATGAGAATGCAAGTTTAG
- the flgC gene encoding flagellar basal body rod protein FlgC: MDILNSFKISSSALKAQSIRLDTISSNIANAETTSTPEGGPYKKKSVYFQAKPLTFAEQLNGSLNAKTTGVEVINIIEDKSEPRKVYDPSHPDAGKDGYVDMPNVDTLKEMVDMMSATRSYQANVTAIQSAKRMALKALEIGR; this comes from the coding sequence ATGGACATTCTCAATAGTTTTAAGATCAGCAGTTCGGCACTCAAAGCTCAATCTATCAGACTCGACACAATCAGCTCCAATATAGCCAATGCTGAGACAACCTCTACCCCGGAGGGTGGGCCGTACAAAAAAAAATCTGTCTACTTCCAGGCAAAACCATTGACCTTTGCCGAGCAGCTCAACGGTAGTCTTAACGCCAAGACAACTGGCGTTGAAGTAATTAACATAATTGAAGATAAATCTGAGCCACGCAAGGTATATGATCCAAGCCATCCCGATGCAGGAAAAGACGGCTATGTTGATATGCCCAATGTCGACACCCTCAAAGAGATGGTTGATATGATGTCTGCCACTCGTTCATATCAGGCAAATGTGACCGCCATCCAATCAGCCAAGAGAATGGCTCTTAAAGCGCTTGAAATAGGAAGATAA
- a CDS encoding chemotaxis protein CheX, with the protein MNQRERIEKILEEVQAYVQKDVAALLGASFSLSGFATSLVTKEEVLADLSGRYVLSHLDLVGEVEGSGCLLVRVKDAILLGGTLIMLPTAELEEVVAQDNYSADVGDAYGEIANIIAGSYSKAFEENYAKTCRMVRKDLELISPLKLDATGDDGFLSQLYCRVLATPTLGDRGMGQMVLLLPAAPLELDAEEVPADKISPVIDPEVSSSSDVAPPVVDPVVSSSADVAPPVLDPVVSSSSDVVSPVIDPVVSSSSDVAPSASPPAPPMDIKKNKKRMDALLSDCFEKMTRELSTLLGATVVVSDLQNSFLSKEAFFVDVVKGKQVVTDLEMSGDIVGHSYLALSLKDAIYMGGALIMLPPSELDIVVREEDFDDDAQDAYGEIANIINGVYSNAFKNDYREDVHLIRREMVEVAPLKVDISAEQPFMDQLYYVTSMALRVNDQGLGRLHVLFPAEAFGLIAPAQAEESVAPVEIGGLSRSAATAAPEKSSAARGSGVNTSASAAAVPEAVSADGSWGGQSCSCDVLLISDERHETEKIAKVLQERGYVVSNITFGDNVFDYISVKLKAVYLVMSELSEQAFGLAIKVSTGSSLPLIAAGPAWTKSKVLKAVKYGVSDILLTPAGQEDILENIDRNITSHVS; encoded by the coding sequence ATGAATCAACGAGAGCGAATAGAAAAAATTTTAGAAGAGGTTCAGGCGTATGTGCAAAAAGATGTTGCTGCACTGCTTGGAGCCTCTTTTTCTCTTTCTGGCTTTGCCACGTCCCTGGTAACAAAAGAGGAGGTCCTTGCAGATCTTTCTGGGCGCTATGTGCTTTCTCATCTTGATCTTGTCGGTGAGGTTGAGGGTAGTGGTTGTCTCCTCGTTCGGGTGAAAGATGCCATTTTGCTTGGTGGCACCCTTATCATGTTGCCGACGGCAGAACTTGAAGAGGTGGTTGCTCAGGATAATTATAGCGCCGATGTTGGAGATGCCTACGGTGAAATAGCAAATATTATTGCCGGTTCTTATAGTAAGGCGTTTGAGGAAAATTATGCCAAAACCTGTCGTATGGTACGAAAGGATTTGGAGCTTATATCCCCTCTTAAGTTAGATGCTACGGGGGATGACGGCTTTTTATCACAGCTCTACTGCCGGGTTCTGGCCACTCCTACTCTTGGTGATAGGGGGATGGGACAGATGGTTCTATTGTTGCCTGCCGCCCCCCTTGAGTTAGATGCCGAGGAAGTACCTGCTGATAAGATTTCGCCTGTTATTGATCCCGAGGTTTCGTCATCTTCGGATGTCGCCCCGCCTGTTGTTGATCCAGTAGTTTCGTCATCTGCGGATGTCGCCCCGCCTGTTCTTGATCCAGTAGTTTCGTCATCTTCGGATGTCGTCTCGCCTGTTATTGATCCAGTAGTTTCATCATCTTCAGATGTCGCCCCGTCTGCTTCCCCCCCCGCTCCCCCTATGGATATTAAGAAAAACAAGAAGAGAATGGACGCTCTGCTCTCCGATTGTTTTGAGAAGATGACCAGGGAGCTCTCCACCTTGCTTGGGGCCACTGTTGTTGTCAGCGACCTACAAAATTCGTTTCTCAGTAAAGAGGCATTTTTTGTTGATGTTGTTAAGGGAAAGCAGGTTGTTACCGATTTAGAGATGTCGGGAGATATTGTTGGCCATAGTTATTTAGCTCTGTCGCTCAAGGATGCCATCTATATGGGCGGTGCCCTTATTATGCTTCCTCCCTCTGAGCTTGATATCGTTGTTCGAGAAGAAGATTTTGACGATGATGCTCAGGATGCCTATGGAGAAATTGCCAATATTATCAATGGGGTATATTCAAATGCCTTCAAGAATGATTATAGAGAAGACGTTCATCTTATTCGTCGAGAGATGGTTGAGGTTGCACCGCTTAAGGTTGATATATCTGCCGAGCAACCCTTTATGGATCAGCTCTACTATGTGACGAGCATGGCACTGCGGGTAAATGATCAGGGCCTTGGTCGTTTGCATGTGCTTTTTCCTGCCGAGGCCTTTGGGCTTATTGCTCCTGCGCAGGCTGAAGAGTCTGTTGCGCCTGTTGAGATCGGGGGCTTGTCGAGATCCGCCGCCACAGCTGCCCCTGAGAAGTCCTCTGCAGCCAGAGGGAGTGGGGTAAACACTTCGGCGAGCGCGGCAGCTGTACCAGAAGCTGTGTCAGCAGATGGCTCCTGGGGCGGGCAATCCTGTAGCTGTGATGTCTTGCTTATTAGTGATGAACGCCATGAAACAGAGAAGATTGCAAAGGTGCTTCAGGAACGGGGCTATGTGGTGTCTAACATCACCTTCGGAGATAATGTCTTTGACTATATCTCCGTCAAATTAAAAGCCGTATATCTTGTTATGTCAGAGCTAAGTGAGCAGGCCTTTGGCCTTGCCATTAAGGTGAGTACGGGATCTTCACTTCCCCTTATTGCTGCAGGGCCTGCCTGGACAAAATCTAAGGTGCTTAAAGCGGTTAAGTATGGAGTGAGTGACATTCTTTTGACTCCTGCGGGGCAGGAGGATATTTTAGAAAACATTGATAGAAATATTACCTCTCATGTGTCTTAG
- a CDS encoding tetratricopeptide repeat protein has protein sequence MKKTTITTTFLLIFLSAVNSFSALLQEINRVEQAQTIKLYLSFDKLPAYSLDQTGRRIDLILEDTILGPRAKLPHPGENVIRYAPIKSNNNLTLSLGLRYLPEKQAIMVASGKQLILEITTGSLYTKSFKELSRQLDGLSQGKGNNLNYLTPLSTSPYRYNWKSFFSEYQPEIKIKLPVSISWPPFPMVQFLPPMFAENSALLPKNLLNDGKNNKWPGLLLALPGLIEKSTNPLEQRKLALIYGEVLARAGRYEESYRQFYLIQKSYPKTFLATLAHYLLLHVQADNVDKFLADFEIEQVANRIPKSNPLFPYIFINQIELALGADDLAKMNTLLLQDNIGLPADLENAKAVRQADYWHAINQPIKAAAAYNIASWEKVLTKQPYSRNGFCDTLFTQKKYSKGANCYGKLASYSNLKDSLSMVLYRRASCQEKAGRLKNQTARLAFEQVAEAFPNQEGGIRARLRSYDLAITAAKSPETMGKIAGQYLEIAEKEPQRDVSEEAYFKGALAFYLAGENSACLKTLKKMHSSLQFGRLHETGQALLLEAIPKEVQRLASEKKYKQIIIILEQNKESFANGWIDDQVTKELAKAYYALGLYQKAHQVFLYLLTNGPSHNETIYLPLIHSAYYAGAYIRVTDYCRRYQIFYPEGKDYREIRLYMCKALLALGRNVAALQNLPDPLPQSAAAQKIATKVFFYNGLYQKVLDLAKKRTNNFPESLFFQAESLWQLGNRSTAYSLFQQIEKTSMYNGQSLYRQAEFLLQNNQENRARRVLQQLTEDASETSWAKLAQQELVLLNISEMGKE, from the coding sequence ATGAAAAAAACAACAATTACGACCACTTTCTTATTAATTTTTCTCAGTGCAGTCAACTCTTTTTCGGCATTATTGCAGGAAATCAATAGGGTCGAACAGGCACAAACGATAAAATTATATCTTTCCTTCGACAAACTCCCTGCTTACAGCCTGGACCAAACGGGACGAAGAATAGACCTCATTTTAGAAGATACCATCCTAGGCCCCAGGGCAAAATTACCCCACCCGGGCGAGAATGTCATACGATATGCCCCCATAAAAAGCAATAACAACCTTACACTGTCTCTGGGACTCCGCTATCTACCTGAAAAGCAGGCCATAATGGTGGCATCTGGCAAACAGCTGATTCTCGAAATTACCACGGGAAGCCTTTACACCAAATCATTCAAAGAACTCTCTCGGCAACTCGACGGTCTCAGCCAGGGAAAGGGCAATAATCTCAACTACCTTACCCCTCTTTCCACTTCTCCATACAGATACAACTGGAAATCTTTTTTTTCTGAATATCAACCGGAAATAAAAATCAAGCTTCCCGTATCAATCAGTTGGCCCCCATTTCCCATGGTCCAATTTCTGCCACCGATGTTTGCTGAAAACAGTGCCCTTCTCCCAAAAAACCTGCTCAATGACGGAAAAAACAATAAATGGCCGGGATTGTTACTCGCCCTGCCAGGACTTATAGAAAAAAGCACAAATCCACTGGAGCAGAGAAAACTTGCCCTAATATACGGAGAGGTACTCGCCAGAGCAGGACGATATGAGGAGAGCTACAGACAATTTTACCTGATACAGAAGAGCTATCCGAAAACATTCCTAGCGACCCTGGCCCACTACCTGCTACTCCATGTCCAGGCAGACAATGTCGATAAATTTTTAGCAGATTTTGAAATAGAACAGGTTGCAAACCGTATCCCCAAAAGCAACCCTCTCTTTCCCTATATCTTTATCAATCAAATAGAACTGGCCCTTGGAGCCGACGATCTTGCCAAAATGAACACCCTACTACTGCAGGACAATATTGGCCTGCCAGCAGATCTCGAAAACGCCAAGGCCGTAAGACAGGCAGATTACTGGCACGCCATCAACCAACCAATAAAGGCTGCAGCTGCCTACAATATAGCTTCTTGGGAAAAGGTACTCACAAAACAACCCTACTCGAGAAATGGCTTCTGCGATACACTCTTTACCCAAAAAAAATATAGTAAAGGCGCAAACTGTTACGGAAAACTTGCCAGCTATAGCAACTTAAAAGATTCACTCAGCATGGTTCTCTATCGCAGGGCAAGTTGCCAGGAAAAAGCCGGGAGACTCAAAAATCAAACGGCACGCCTGGCCTTTGAGCAGGTGGCCGAGGCCTTCCCAAATCAGGAAGGAGGCATCCGAGCCAGATTAAGATCCTACGATCTTGCCATCACTGCCGCGAAATCCCCCGAAACAATGGGCAAGATAGCAGGTCAGTATCTTGAAATTGCGGAAAAAGAACCGCAAAGAGATGTCAGCGAAGAGGCCTATTTCAAGGGCGCCCTTGCCTTCTACCTTGCAGGAGAAAACAGCGCCTGTCTCAAGACACTCAAGAAAATGCACTCCTCCCTTCAATTTGGCCGACTCCACGAAACAGGTCAGGCCCTATTGCTTGAGGCCATCCCCAAAGAGGTTCAACGCCTTGCCAGCGAAAAAAAATACAAACAGATCATCATCATCCTTGAACAGAACAAAGAAAGTTTCGCCAATGGCTGGATCGACGACCAGGTAACCAAAGAACTGGCCAAGGCATACTACGCCCTGGGGCTCTATCAAAAGGCACATCAAGTATTCCTTTATCTGCTGACAAATGGTCCTTCTCACAATGAAACCATTTACCTCCCCCTTATCCACTCAGCATACTATGCAGGAGCATATATTCGGGTAACAGACTACTGCCGGCGCTATCAAATTTTCTACCCCGAGGGCAAGGACTACAGAGAAATACGCCTCTACATGTGCAAGGCCCTACTTGCCCTTGGTCGGAATGTGGCTGCTTTGCAGAACCTCCCCGACCCACTTCCTCAAAGTGCCGCAGCGCAAAAAATCGCCACCAAGGTATTTTTTTATAATGGTCTCTACCAAAAAGTGCTTGATCTTGCAAAAAAAAGAACTAACAATTTCCCGGAAAGCCTCTTCTTTCAAGCAGAAAGCCTCTGGCAACTGGGAAACAGATCCACGGCCTACTCCCTCTTTCAGCAAATAGAAAAGACAAGCATGTATAACGGACAAAGCCTCTATCGACAGGCAGAATTTCTCCTGCAAAACAACCAAGAGAACAGGGCAAGAAGAGTACTCCAACAACTTACTGAAGATGCCAGCGAAACAAGTTGGGCAAAACTGGCCCAACAGGAGCTGGTCTTACTTAATATCTCAGAGATGGGCAAAGAATAG
- the flgB gene encoding flagellar basal body rod protein FlgB, producing the protein MKLLEPFDNQIRLLGKVLDLRASKQEVISSNIANAETPGYAARRFNFEEDLQKALSLNSTELTTSNPRHIPLGASTFSDLEGTTTIVPDKHGIGDSNSVSMRDEMLALSENQLLYETSAQLLKKKLGMVKYAISGGQ; encoded by the coding sequence GTGAAACTTTTAGAACCCTTTGATAATCAAATTCGTTTACTTGGCAAAGTACTTGACCTCCGCGCGAGCAAACAAGAGGTGATCAGTAGCAATATAGCCAACGCAGAGACACCCGGATACGCAGCCAGGCGTTTTAACTTTGAAGAAGACCTGCAAAAGGCCCTCTCGCTCAATTCGACCGAGCTTACCACCTCAAACCCACGACACATACCTCTTGGAGCGAGTACCTTCAGCGACCTTGAAGGGACCACAACTATTGTCCCCGACAAGCACGGCATAGGAGACAGCAACAGCGTAAGCATGCGAGATGAAATGCTTGCCCTCTCAGAAAACCAGTTGCTTTACGAAACCTCTGCTCAACTGCTCAAAAAAAAGCTGGGAATGGTCAAGTATGCAATTTCAGGTGGTCAATAA
- the fliF gene encoding flagellar basal-body MS-ring/collar protein FliF, producing the protein MKTPAKKNFFTLLRDWPLSRQLSLGAVLILCLAAFATIIIQTRTVDQQLLYANLSATDAAAVTEWLKGQKIPYSLKDSGKSVWIGSNKIYQARLDLAANGLPSGGGVGFEVFDKQNFALTNYVQKINYSRALQGELARTISSLAPIESTRVHLAIPEKRLFKNQQKQATASVILSLVPGKTLSQEQVEGIAYLVAGSVPGLETDNVKVLDSSGVILGDREQNGGDRALSSDMLAFQKEIETQMEMRAQDLLTRTMGADHALVRVTATVDFAKVEKTEEFFDADDPVIRSEQINNESSRGAEAGGIPGVESNLQGTQKKSGTGPSAVKNGRTTNYEISKTISHIVNPVGTVKKLSVSVLVADRQKLDPDTQEPSYTPFSTTELKALENMVASAIGLVATRGDVINVISMPFFQDPQEFETDQDDTMELVRNSMPLVKYLLALLAIFFLYFLLVRPILKTVKGEVLQHNKTVDEMEKEQQRRNQEKKEESTPLPPLDIALANIRQEVMQEHTPTAFIVKNWIHEG; encoded by the coding sequence ATGAAAACTCCTGCAAAAAAAAACTTTTTCACCCTTCTCCGGGACTGGCCTCTTTCGCGACAGCTCTCCCTTGGAGCAGTACTGATACTCTGCCTGGCCGCCTTTGCAACAATTATCATCCAAACCAGAACCGTCGACCAGCAGTTACTTTACGCCAACCTTTCGGCAACAGATGCCGCTGCCGTAACAGAATGGCTCAAGGGACAAAAGATACCCTACAGCCTGAAAGACAGCGGCAAGAGTGTCTGGATTGGTAGCAACAAGATATATCAGGCCCGTCTTGATCTGGCGGCCAATGGCCTGCCAAGTGGTGGAGGCGTTGGCTTTGAGGTTTTTGATAAGCAGAACTTTGCTCTGACAAATTATGTGCAAAAAATAAATTATAGCAGGGCCCTACAGGGAGAACTTGCCCGCACCATCAGTTCCCTTGCCCCGATTGAATCAACCCGGGTCCACCTTGCTATTCCAGAAAAAAGACTCTTTAAAAACCAACAGAAACAGGCCACCGCCTCTGTTATTCTCTCTTTAGTGCCAGGAAAAACACTCAGCCAAGAACAGGTAGAGGGTATTGCCTACCTGGTGGCCGGCTCAGTACCGGGACTTGAAACAGACAATGTCAAGGTTCTTGACTCCAGTGGAGTTATTCTGGGAGACAGAGAACAGAACGGTGGAGATCGAGCACTCTCCAGCGATATGCTCGCCTTTCAAAAAGAAATTGAGACTCAAATGGAAATGCGCGCCCAGGATCTGTTAACCAGAACCATGGGGGCAGATCATGCCCTGGTACGAGTTACGGCAACGGTAGATTTTGCCAAGGTTGAAAAGACAGAAGAATTTTTTGATGCAGACGATCCTGTCATCCGCAGTGAACAGATTAATAACGAATCTAGCAGAGGCGCTGAGGCGGGAGGCATTCCGGGAGTTGAATCTAACCTGCAGGGAACACAAAAAAAATCCGGCACCGGCCCCAGCGCCGTAAAAAACGGCAGAACAACAAATTATGAAATCAGCAAAACGATTTCTCACATTGTTAATCCCGTCGGTACCGTAAAAAAACTCTCTGTTTCTGTATTAGTCGCAGACCGTCAAAAACTTGACCCTGACACCCAAGAACCAAGCTACACGCCTTTTAGCACGACTGAGCTCAAGGCCTTAGAAAATATGGTTGCCAGTGCCATTGGCCTTGTAGCCACCAGAGGTGATGTTATCAATGTAATCTCCATGCCTTTTTTCCAAGATCCACAGGAGTTTGAAACTGACCAAGACGATACCATGGAGCTGGTCCGGAACAGCATGCCCCTTGTCAAATATCTCCTCGCCCTATTGGCCATCTTCTTTCTCTATTTCCTCCTTGTCCGCCCCATCCTCAAAACGGTAAAGGGAGAGGTTCTACAGCACAATAAAACAGTGGATGAGATGGAGAAGGAACAACAGCGACGCAACCAAGAGAAGAAAGAGGAGAGCACACCCCTGCCCCCCTTGGATATTGCCCTGGCTAACATTAGACAAGAGGTGATGCAGGAACACACTCCTACCGCCTTTATCGTTAAAAACTGGATTCACGAAGGATAA
- a CDS encoding FliH/SctL family protein, protein MSLSRIFKDSANFEPENLTACPVATGWQAEQTSPQKKKIFHASKKEHLESIQPGQTRAREPLAKTAPAEKEALPAPAKQSAKHLQPKISKTIAPPSPIPDNYVDRDEAAREKERAFQDGKSSGLEEGREEGRIEGIKEGKRLLKDEFSLATKALLTSCQQLDSSKANLVVNSSAALKDFAIAIAEQIIRYSVKEHDITIIATIEEALQRAIKSQDFYIYLHPDDYQIVKEKAEDLISNVSGLDHVFLKKDVKIERGGAYMESDNCIVDATIASQFEVILKELEQS, encoded by the coding sequence ATGAGCTTGTCTAGAATCTTTAAGGATTCAGCAAATTTTGAACCGGAAAACCTTACCGCCTGCCCTGTTGCCACGGGATGGCAGGCAGAGCAGACCAGCCCACAGAAAAAAAAGATCTTTCATGCAAGTAAAAAAGAACATCTGGAGAGCATTCAGCCAGGGCAAACAAGAGCAAGAGAGCCTCTGGCAAAAACCGCACCCGCAGAAAAAGAGGCCCTCCCGGCCCCAGCAAAACAGTCTGCCAAGCATCTTCAGCCAAAGATTTCAAAAACAATAGCACCGCCATCCCCCATCCCAGACAATTACGTCGATCGAGATGAGGCTGCAAGAGAGAAAGAGCGAGCCTTTCAAGATGGCAAGAGTAGCGGCCTTGAAGAGGGAAGAGAAGAGGGACGTATCGAAGGTATCAAAGAGGGAAAAAGGCTTCTTAAGGACGAATTCTCTCTGGCTACCAAGGCACTGCTTACGAGCTGTCAACAACTTGACTCCAGTAAAGCCAACCTCGTTGTTAACAGTAGCGCGGCCCTGAAAGACTTTGCCATAGCAATTGCGGAACAGATCATTCGTTATTCAGTAAAAGAACACGACATAACGATTATCGCCACCATAGAAGAGGCCCTGCAACGAGCAATTAAGTCTCAGGATTTCTATATTTATCTCCATCCAGACGACTATCAGATTGTTAAGGAAAAGGCTGAAGATCTCATTTCTAACGTCAGTGGCCTTGATCATGTCTTCCTGAAAAAAGATGTGAAAATTGAAAGGGGAGGAGCATATATGGAATCCGACAACTGTATTGTCGATGCCACCATTGCCAGTCAATTTGAAGTTATCCTTAAAGAACTTGAACAATCCTAA
- the fliG gene encoding flagellar motor switch protein FliG has protein sequence MSASSLTGIERVAILLLCLGEEPTAQIFSALSDEEIHLVTQAMGNIEHIPQRQKEEVLQRFHKDHEENTGLFVKGREFVQNALAATPGKERSSQLLDQFIANMETRSLETIAKMNPQMVAGILEQEHPQTVALVLSTQTIIHSSEILASLSEEMRTDVVYRIAKLEKVSPEVINRIEDALHREIGLVSSKEQKQVGGIDAVVSLLHSMKNNLDADILESIEETDPVMAEEIRKRMFTFEDMMGLDSRALQAILREINNDSLTLALKTSSEPMREKIFANMSERAADMIKDDLEAMGPVRLSEVEAMQQTIVKIAIKLEEEGKIILGGGGSDELV, from the coding sequence ATGTCAGCAAGTAGCTTAACAGGTATCGAACGTGTCGCCATACTTCTGCTTTGCCTTGGCGAAGAACCCACTGCCCAAATTTTCAGTGCCTTGAGCGATGAGGAGATCCATCTTGTCACCCAGGCGATGGGGAATATAGAGCATATACCTCAGCGTCAAAAAGAGGAGGTGCTCCAACGCTTCCACAAAGACCATGAGGAAAATACAGGTCTATTCGTTAAGGGCAGAGAGTTTGTCCAAAATGCCCTGGCGGCAACACCGGGCAAGGAACGCTCAAGTCAACTTCTTGACCAGTTCATCGCCAACATGGAAACACGATCCCTGGAAACCATTGCCAAAATGAATCCACAAATGGTGGCCGGCATCCTTGAACAGGAACATCCACAAACAGTGGCCCTTGTTCTCTCCACCCAAACAATAATTCACTCCAGCGAGATCCTCGCCTCTCTCTCGGAGGAGATGCGAACGGATGTCGTCTACAGAATAGCCAAACTTGAAAAGGTCTCCCCGGAAGTCATTAACCGTATTGAAGATGCCCTACACCGGGAAATTGGTCTTGTCTCCAGTAAAGAACAAAAACAGGTTGGCGGAATTGATGCCGTTGTCTCCCTACTCCATAGCATGAAAAACAACCTTGATGCAGATATACTTGAAAGCATTGAAGAAACCGACCCTGTTATGGCAGAAGAGATCCGTAAACGTATGTTCACCTTTGAGGACATGATGGGACTTGACAGCCGCGCCCTCCAGGCAATTCTTCGTGAAATCAACAACGACTCTCTCACCCTGGCACTGAAGACATCCTCTGAGCCAATGCGAGAAAAAATATTTGCCAATATGTCAGAGCGAGCTGCTGACATGATCAAAGATGATCTCGAAGCCATGGGCCCTGTCCGCCTCTCTGAAGTCGAGGCCATGCAACAGACCATTGTTAAAATAGCAATTAAGCTTGAAGAAGAGGGAAAAATAATCCTCGGTGGTGGAGGTAGCGATGAGCTTGTCTAG
- a CDS encoding chemotaxis protein CheX, producing MDLKGDIVSAVDAIFSSMVMMPVEPSDVALELEPLTKSISAMVGFAGARKGMIAVHMPQNVALAVTSSFIMMDVTEINEDVEDAIGELANMLGGQIKSVLAENGRDIELSIPTTISGQSYDFRSTGDNDRTVVYFKVDAGIFAIDCQLQK from the coding sequence ATGGATTTAAAAGGCGATATAGTATCTGCGGTTGACGCAATTTTTTCTTCAATGGTAATGATGCCGGTAGAACCAAGCGATGTTGCTCTTGAGTTGGAGCCACTTACTAAAAGCATCTCAGCCATGGTTGGTTTTGCTGGGGCTCGTAAGGGGATGATTGCTGTTCATATGCCTCAGAACGTTGCCCTTGCGGTGACGAGCAGTTTTATTATGATGGATGTAACTGAGATTAACGAAGATGTAGAGGATGCCATCGGTGAGCTTGCCAATATGCTCGGTGGACAGATAAAGTCTGTCCTGGCGGAGAATGGCCGGGATATTGAGCTGTCAATTCCAACAACCATCTCTGGCCAATCCTATGACTTTCGTTCTACTGGGGACAATGATAGGACGGTGGTTTATTTCAAGGTCGATGCAGGGATTTTTGCTATTGATTGCCAGTTGCAGAAATAG
- a CDS encoding response regulator yields MGKNVLLVDDSSTMRKIIGRSLRQAGIAFDEIFEAADGLEALAILEKEEVAVVLSDINMPNMDGIAFLREKATRPALKDIPVLMISTETGEDIIGEARGLGAVGAIKKPFTADIVNKVLGPLL; encoded by the coding sequence ATGGGAAAAAACGTATTACTCGTAGATGATTCAAGTACTATGCGCAAAATTATTGGTCGTTCTTTACGTCAGGCTGGAATTGCCTTTGATGAAATATTTGAAGCAGCCGATGGTCTGGAGGCTTTGGCTATTTTGGAAAAAGAAGAGGTAGCTGTTGTTCTCAGTGATATCAATATGCCCAATATGGATGGTATAGCCTTTTTACGTGAAAAGGCTACCAGACCGGCGTTGAAAGATATTCCTGTGCTGATGATATCAACGGAAACAGGTGAGGATATTATTGGTGAGGCAAGAGGTCTTGGTGCTGTTGGCGCAATTAAGAAGCCATTTACTGCCGATATCGTTAACAAGGTCTTAGGGCCACTGCTATAG